aggctgAGAAAGTTAGCATCacgcttgttaaaaaaaaaaaagcaagctggGAATTAGAAAGATCAGAAGAACTAGAAAGGTTAGCGACCTTACAAAGCACCAGGCACGCATCCTTCTTCTTGTTGTCCCAAAGGTGCCATGTTGAATTCAGACACTGGAGGTGGGACTTCCACTGGGTTGGGTTTGGAACACGCAGCGTTTCTAACAGTGGAGCGTGGCTGTGTGTTCACCGGCCAGCAGCCTGAGGTCTTGGTCCAGGTTGAGAGCCCACCCTGGGCCCACTCACCATAGGTGGGAAGAAGGGCTCACGTGGCACAAAGCGTGGCCGTCCCTTAGGAGGGACTGAGTGTCGGCCAGGGCCCTGCGGGCACAGTGGGCAATGTGACACATCAGAAGCTGTAAACCCTCAATTATCATgatttcttttcacatttttaaaactaaaatgttttcaGTCACAGTTCCCATTCAGTAGCATTCTGTGTTGCTTGCGGGCGGACAGCACAGTGGCCAGTCACGTTCTTTACAAAGTGGTCCTTCCCGTATTTCAAGCACCGACCAGCCACTGCACAGAGTTAGGACGGTGTTATTGACTGTGTTCCCTGCGCTGTGCTTTACGTCCCTGTGACTGTCTCGTGACTGCCCGTGTAGACTCAATCCTTCCACCTTTTCCACGAAAAGTGACTCCTccgccaccccctcccctctcaacCATCAGTCCTAAACCTCCGATTGTCGTTCCTCAAGTCCGTCGTGCCGAGAAGAccatcttccttccctcctcgGGACATCAGTCTTCTTGAACACGTCACCCCTTCTCGAACACGTCACCCGTTCTCTAACACGTCACCCGTTCTCGAACACGTCACCCCTTCTCGAACACGTCACCCCTTCTCAAACACGTCACCCCTTCTCGAACACGTCACCCGTTCTCTAACACGTCACCCCTTCTCGAACACGTCACCCCTTCTCAAACACGTCACCCGTTCTCGAACACGTCACCCCTTCTCGAACACGTCACCCCTTCTCAAACACGTCACCCCTTCTCAAACACGTCAGCTCTTCTCGAACACGTCACCCCTTCTCAAACACGTCACCCCTTCTCGAACACGTCACCCCTTCTCAAACACGTCACCCGTTCTCAAACACGTCAGCCCTTCTCGAACACGTCACCCCTTCTCAAACACGTCACCCCTTCTCAAACACGTCACCCGTTCTCAAACACGTCACCCCTTCTCGAACACGTCACCCCTTCTCAAACACGTCAGCCCTTCTCGAACATGTCACCCCTTCTCGAACATGTCACCCCTTCTCGAACACATCACCCCTTTTCAAACATGTCACCCCTTTTCGAACACATCACCCCTTCTCGAACACATCACCCCTTCTCAAACACGTCACCCGTTCTCGAACACGTCACCCCTTCTCGAACACGTCACCCCTTCTCGAACACGTCACACCGATCCTCTGAGGCTGTCCTCTGTGAGCAAGTCAGCAACATGGTTCCGAGCCTGCCTCTCCTTGGCTCACCAGAGTGGAGTGCCACCCTCCTGTTGGTTCCTAAGGACTCGGGCTTGCAGACGCAATGGTGCTTTCCAGGTGACCACGGCTGGACGCGGCCACACGGGTTCCATGCCGACCTGTGAACCCATCGCTACCCCAGCTCGAGACTCTTTGGTTCCAAAAGATAAATCCGATGCTTACACACTCCCCCCTGTAAGTTGCCATCATCCACCAGCCTGGAGAAATACGGCTTTGCTCAAGAAGGCATTAGAGCTCAATTATCATTTATGTTTGTCACAGGGGCTGCAAATGTGTAATGAGATTCCAGAGCTAATGTTTTGTACAAAGCACTTAGGAGAGCCAGGGAGAAATTGGCTTGGAATTCTGATGGGGTGTTTTAATTAAAGATAGTTTCTAATCAAGGGTGGGTGGAATGCGGGCTATTGAGAAAATGTCAGTTCGTCGTCCATTCCACCAGAGCAGCGGGGGTCGGGGGCCCGTAGGGAGGTCCTCCTGccaagagagagactcagaggggGGCCGTTCCCCCAGAGGGAGACTCAGAGGGGGGCCGTTCCCCCAGAGGGAGACTCAGAGGGGGGCCGTTCCCCCAAGGTGCCTCTGACAGCCGCGTGGGACCCCGTGCACGCACGTGGCCGTGGGCACCACCTTGCTGCCAGTGGCTCTGTCCCTGTGCTCCAGTGGCCGCTGGTTGGCCAGCATTGCAGAGGAGCCCCGTGTaagctgccccagccccagcggaAGGGGTGGTAGCCCACCCTGCACGGGCACAAGGTCCACGGGCGGCCGTCCTTCCCGGGGGTGGCTTCCCCGGCCTGGACGgagcaggggcaggagcaggggtgGGTCCCCTGGGCCCCACGCGTGCAGGGCCCCCCGCAGCCTGGAGAAGGCCCCTCGTGGTCCGGGGGCTCTGGGTCGAGACCAGCATAGTTGAATAACATCGGGATGCACGGAGACCCAGCGTTTGGGCTGTTGGTgagtgagaaccactggtgtgcCCACGCCCTGGTGAGCTGCTCCCGTGTAACTGTCCCCGGCACACAGAGGGCAGGGTCTCTGAGTGCTCCTCCTGTTCGGCCACCCTTTCCCACTCAAGGTCCCACCCGAGAGCGGGGTCTTCTCCGAGTCCACGGACTTGGGGCTCCTCTCGTCGCTGTGATGCCGTCCAACACTGTGCGACCCTTCTCACCACGTCGGCCCCCGTGGGCCTCGGGGGGAACTCCCTGGGAGACAGGCCAGCGTGCAGGCCTTGGGCGGGGACTCGGGCGCGGGGCTCCCGCCTGGCTTCCCCTGCCCTCTGACCACCTCCCTGCGTGGACTCCTGTTCAGCATCGGTCGTTCCCTGTCAGTAGCTGGGGGGAGGGATTCAGAAAACGGGTCGGTCCAGGTCACCCTCCTGCCCTCAGCCCGCTCTGGCTCTCCTCACACTCGGAGTAACAAGCACCCGAGCAGTCCTGCCTCTCCCATCCTCCCTGCTCACCTGGGACCCCCTGGACCCACCTGGGACCCCACCTGGACCTACCTGGGACCCCCTGGACCCACCTGGGACCCCCCTGGACCCACTTGGGACCCCACCTGGACCCACCTGGGACCCCCCCTGGATCCACCTGGACTTGACTTTACACCCAGCTGGGCCCCCCCGGACCTCACATGCCCTCCCAGAACCACTGCTCCTCAGGCCCACCGGGCCCCACACCCCAGCTCCTTCCCTGACCGCAGGGAGTCATgctcgccccccacccccacccccctgcccaggCCCCCGGCAACCAAGGGCCTTGGGCTGGAACTTTCTTCCGACACTTCCGTGGCTCCCTTCTCGCCACTCACGTCTCAGAACCACTGTCTCCTTGTGGTGTCCTCCCCACGAGTGGCAGCCACGGGGACGATGGCAGCTGCAGCGTGCTGGACCACAGTGGTCTCCCCTGTAACCAGGTGGCCGGGACACATGCGGTGAAGAGTGAGGCCTGCCTCGCGTTGTGACACCATCTGCGGGTGCCCCCTCAGCACCTCTCGGCCCCCTCAGGAGGCACCTTCCTCACGCTGGGGTCAGGGCACCAAGACCACCCCGTGCAGTGTCCATGGGTCAGCGGAGTGGCGTTGCGGATGGAACGGCGGTTTCAAGGTTTTCTCTTCCAGATTGGGAGGTGGGCAGACAGGTGTGAGCTACAGTCAGTCCACTGAAGTCCAGGCAACAATGAGCTTCGACGCACTCGCCTCTGGGTCCCTTTGGGGGCTGTGGGCAGAGCCTAGCGCTCACCAGGCCGGGAGCTTTGTTCTCCTCTGAGTGGAGCCCAGAGCACCGTCTCTCTCTGCCCGTTTTTGCCGTGTGCCCGCTGGCAGGGCGGGCAGCCACCTCCCTCGCAGGGACCTGGGACACTGGGATGTGGAGAGGGTGGCTGGGCCTGGCACCCCTGAGGTGCTACTTAAAGCAGTAACCGTAACGGGGACCTTGCGTTCGTGTCTGACGAGGGCCAGCCTCTGAACAAGGTTGACGCGGAACCCAGGGTCTGGGCCCGAAACAGCCCGTGGCGTCTGGGCACGGCTCTCATTCCGTTAACGCCATCGCCCAGAAGCTAAATTAAAGCCGATGGAGTTAATTGAGTGAAACGCTGGGAAACAGACATCTTATCTTAGGGTCGCAGCCGGCACCGGCTCTTGTGGGAATCGCGAATGCCTATATTTGATGAAAATGATTTATAAGGGTTtccttgaatatttaaaaaacataaagttCTAGCTAGCCTGTGTGATTGTCCTGGGACTGTCCTCGGCCCAAATCTACGCCGATAAGCTTTAaaatgcattgtgtgtgtgtctgtgtcacaGAAGAGTAGCATCTCGGATGGTCCCAGGAGTCAGGTctttctttgttcatataggtcacagtcattttattattaactGTCAGTAATTAACATCAGCTCGGacaaagttgtgtgtgtgtgtgtgtgtgtgagtgtgtgtgtgcacgcgtgtgaaTTTGGTCTACAGGTGAAAATGAGGTTGAAATGAATAACAGATctacctctgcccctcccccaaggcGGGGAAGGTGGCGGATATCGGGGTGTCTGGGGAAACCCGGGGGCTCGCACAGGACACAGCTGGCCTCGATCTCCTCGTCTGAACCCCGCTCTCCGTGTCTCCAGCTCCGCAGGTTTCTGGTTCCTGAAATCTTCTTGTTCCAGGATACGACGTTCCTAAGAAGTGAAGTTCTGTCTTTCACAGAGATGCAGCTTTACTTCCCTGGGAAAGGATACCTTTCAATCCTTGTGGCTCAGGACATAGGCTGGTCTCATCCTTGCTCTGAACGGAGGTTGGGAGTGGAGGCCGGGGGATGGGTGTGGAGGGGGGGCAGGGCCCCTCCCTGCCCATGGCCACACACCCACCTGCCCACGTCCCCATGGCCGCACACCCACCTGCCCACGTGCCCATGGCCACACCCCCCCCGCCTGTGTCCCCATGGCCGCACACCCACCTGCCCGCGTGCCCATGGCCACACACCCCCCTGCCTGTGTCCCCATGGCCGCACACCCACCTGCCCGCGTGCCCATGGCCACACACCCCCCTGCCTGTGTCCCCATGGCCGCACACCCACCTGCCCGCGTGCCCATGGCCACACACCTTCCTGCCTGTGTCCCCACGCCTTTGTTCTGCGCGCCCTAGTTCTGAACTGTCCGCTTTGAAAGCTTCAGTCGCCAGATCCAGTCATTGCAACGGCATCTTCCGTCCTGAGGTGTTGATTTAAATCATCTTTTCCTTCCCCATTGTGTTTTACCCATTGCTCTAACAtcgaaaggcaaaaataagtctCCCGTGTTCACGCAGGGGTGTGAACTCAGGATTTTTCAGCTGTGCAAGTTACGAACAGTCTGTCATCCAACACTAGTCTGCGTTTCACTGTGAGGGAGAGAACTTAGTGATGACGCGTATCGATAGTGGAGTGATCACTCCGGCCGATATTGTTACCGTGCCCTCAGAGGTGGGTACTCAGTCCACTCGCCGCTCCGGTGGGGACACGTCTAATTATTTTTAGGTTTCTCTCTGCTTCATTCTCCTTCACCTTCTTACTGCTCTGCTCACATAAATGTTTCTGTAATTGAGTTAAtaggaggcaggagggagaaaaGCGTGTTTGTTACTTGATAGGAACATGGGGGAAGTCCCTTTGGTGACCTTTGATCTCTCACAGGGCGTGTGGACTTTAtagtatgtattattattattattattattgaaaacaCGTTTGATCAAGGAACAAAGGGTAGTTTCCATGGTCTCAAGTTCCAGATTTGGTCAGAAGAAATAACTGTGCGGAGCACCAGGCCAACCCCTGGTTTCCTCCTCGTCCCTGTTTTTCTGACCTCGGGGGAAAGGCAGGGTGTGGGCGTGGAAGGTGGTCAGCCATCTTCTTCAGGCTTAGTCCTCCCTGCTGCGTGGTCCCAGTGACGCCCAGAGCTCCCTTACCTGTCTGTGTTCATTGACAGAGCGTCACGCTCCCTCAGGGCTGTCCCACGCTCACCCTGCCCGATGCGTGTCCCCCTGGTGTGAACCACAGTTCTCAGGGAAGCGTCAGCCCTCCTCCCGAGAGCACAGCCCTGGCTCCCTGTGGCTGTGGCCACGTTCACCCCGAGAGTGagtcctccttttctccctcccaacTTCCGGGCCAGTCACAGAGGACATAACTGGCAAGACCCTGGGGCCCCCGGGACAGCGGAGGCCAGCGGAGCCTCCTGGTGTGGGGGGGCCCTCTGGAAAGAGGGGGTGGCCTGAGGAAGCTCTGGATTGCTCCTGCCTGGGCCATTTGCCCCTGGAATGTTCCCCGGGCCCCGTGACCCCTTCCTTCTGTTGAAGTGGCCAGTCTGGCTTTGAATTTCAGGGCCAAGAACAACTAAGGACGCCTCCGGACCCTGCCTGGAGCCCAGCCTCGCCTGGGACTGACCCGTGCAGCTGTAAACAGTCCCAAGGGGAGAATGTGGCTGGGGTGGATCTTCCATAAATAGTTCCCTGTTGTTTCTACTTACAGCAAAAGCAAAGAAACTACTTGTGTTCTAGCCCTGACTTCAGGTGTGGCAGCTGGTACACACCCCGTGGAGGTGAAACTTACTGAGACCTGTGGGTGCAGCTGACGACGGGGCAGGTGGACCATGGGTACAGAGGGACCATGGGGGCAGGGGACCATGGGGGCAGGTGGACCATGGGTACAGGGGGACCATGGGGGCAGGGGGACCATGGGGGCAGGGGACCATGGGGCAGGGGGACCATGGGGGCAGGGGGACCATGGGGGCAGGTGACAATGGGGCAGGGGGACCATGGGGGCAGGGGACCATGGGGCAGGGGGACCATGGGGGCAGAGGGACCATGGGGCAGGGGGACCATGGGGCAGGGGGACCATGGGGGCAGGGGGACCATGGGGCAGGGGGACCATGGGGGCAGGGGACCATGGGGCAGGGGGACCATGGGTGCAGGTGACGATGGGGCAGGGGGACCATGGGTGCAGGGGGACCATGGGTGCAGGGGGACCATGGGGGCAGGAGGACCATGGGGGCAGGGGGCCATGGGGGCAGGGGACCATGGGGGCAGGGGGACCATGGGGGCAGGTGGACCATGGGGGCAGGGGGGCCATGGGGGCAGGGGGTCCATGGGGGCAGGTGATGATGGGGCAGGGGGACCATGGGGGCAGGGGtaccatggaggcagggggaccATGGGGGCAGGTGGACCATGGGGGCAGGTGGACCATGGGGGCAGGGGGACCATGGGGGCAGGGGGACCATGGGGGCAGGgggaccatggaggcagggggaccATGGGGGCAGGGGACCGTGGGGGCAGGGGGACCATGGGGGCAGGGGGACCATGGGGGCAGGGGACCGTGGGGGACCGTGGGGGCAGGGGACCATGGGGGCAGGGGGACCATGGGGGCAGGGGGACCATGGGGGCAGGGGGACCGTGGGGGCAGGGGACCGTGGGGGCAGGGGGACCGTGGGGGCAGGGGACCATGGGGGCAGGTGGATCATGGGGGCAGGTGACGATGGGGCAGGGGGACCATGGGGGCAGGGGGACCATGGGGGCAGGGGGCCATGGGGCAGAGGACCATGGGGGCAGGGGACCATGGGGGCAGGGGGCCATGGGGGCAGGGGGACCATGGGGGCAGGGGGCCATGGGGGCAGGGGGCCATGGGGGCAGGGGACCATGGGGGCAGGGGGACCATGGGGGCAGGGGACCATGGGAGCAGGGGGGACCATGGGGGCAGGGGGACCATGGGGGTAGGGGGACCATGGGGACAGGTGATGATGGGGCAGGGGGACCATGGGGGCAGGGGGACCCCAGTCACCCTGAAAGGGTGCTCCCCTGGAAGCAGGTAGCCAAGCGGACAGGCGTCTTCATTTCCTGCCTTCCCGGCATTGAACTCTGAGCATCTTCAATAAACACAGCACCACACAAGCATGAAACGAGGGGACAAACCTCTCTGCTGACGTCACCGTCACGACCCTCGGCGCTCCTGGTCGTCCGTCCTGCTTGAGCTTTGCTGACTCGTAGGATGCGTCCAGGGCTTTGCAAAGAGCCCCCACAGTGCTGTCCTGTCCGCTGGGTCCGCCCAGC
The sequence above is a segment of the Saccopteryx bilineata isolate mSacBil1 chromosome 12, mSacBil1_pri_phased_curated, whole genome shotgun sequence genome. Coding sequences within it:
- the LOC136316083 gene encoding uncharacterized protein; the encoded protein is MVPLPPWSPCPIVTCPHDPPAPMVPCPHGPPAPTVPCPHGPPAPMVPLPPWSPCPHGPLPPRSPTVPCPHGPPAPMVPLPPRSPAPMVPLPPWSPCPHGPPAPMVPLPPWSTCPHGPPAPMVPLPPWYPCPHGPPAPSSPAPMDPLPPWPPCPHGPPAPMVPLPPWSPAPMAPCPHGPPAPMVPLHPWSPCTHGPPAPSSPAPMVPLPHGPLPPWSPCPMVPLPPWSPCPMVPLPHGPSAPMVPLPHGPLPPWSPCPIVTCPHGPPAPMVPLPHGPLPPWSPCPHGPPVPMVHLPPWSPAPMVPLYPWSTCPVVSCTHRSQ